The window AGTCCACGACGCTCCCTTCGATGTAGTTCATGCTCGCCGGGTCCACGAACACTCGCAGGTCGTGGTGGTTGAACACCGTATCGTCGGATTCCGGTTCGTCGTCGAACCGCATTCCATAGGAGAGCCCGGCACAGCCACCCTGTTGGACGAACAGACGCAGTCCCGCTACCCCGGGGTCGAGACCTTCGCTTTCGAGCAGGTTCAGTGCTTGCTCGGCGGCAGTCTCCGTCACCTCGATTTGTGGGGTTTCCCCACCTTGGGCGGAGTCAGTACTCATAGCTGGTGTTTGTCGGTCAGGCCTCATTAACGTTCGCCCGCTGGCAGTGATTTCCGTGATGGAGTATTTGTCCTCGTCGGGTCCAACGGCGTGCTATGTGTGCTCCGGAAAACCCCCTCGTGGAGAGCCACTGGTTCTTCTGGTTCAACGGTAGTGGCCCAGAAAGCTCTCACGGACGATGCTCGCCGGAGGGACGACTGAGCGACGAAGGAGCGAAGGGGTCGATGGGGAGAGTATGGGCGGTCGCGGTGCGGTGGCGGTTGTTCGGTGTCGGCAATTCCCGACGGCAAGAATAGACGTCGTTTCCCATCGCAACAGAAGCAGGGACGTGGATCTGGCCGGAGAAATCCAGTCTCGTTTCAAAGAACTCTCTACCCACATCGTCGGCTTCGTAGAAGGTTTTGCGAGAGCCTGTTTGTTGGCCCTTATGAGGTTTTTGCGAGGGAAGAGCGCTCCGATGCGGTCTTCCTGCACTCTGTTATGAGTGCGAGGGAAGGGATTTGAACCCTTGGACCTCTACAGGAGCGGATCTTGAGTCCGCCGCCGTTGGCCGAGCTTGGCTACCCTCGCACGCATTCGTTATTCTGCACTGGGTAAGTTAAAACGTTCCGAATCTGAAAACGACACTCCTTTTCCATCCCACCTCACCTGTCGAACCATGACCGAATCACGACCCGAACTCGCCGAACGTGCGGCGAGGGCGGGAAGCGAAATCGCCCTGGACGGCTTTCGAACCGACCTCGCGGTGGAAACGAAAGCGAACAAAACCGACGTGGTGACCGAAGCCGACCGGGAGAGCCAACGCCGAGTCATCGACGTGATTCAGGAGGTGTATCCCGACGATGCGGTCGTGGGCGAGGAAGAGGACGCACTGAAGGACGTTCCGGCGGAAGGCGACGTCTGGATAATCGACCCCATCGATGGCACGAACAACTTCGTCCGCGGGATACCGATATGGACGACCAGCGTCGCCGCGGTCCGCGACGGCGAGACTGTGGCCGCCGCAAACGTCTGTCCGGCACTCGGAGACGTTTACACGGCAGACGCGGAGGGGACGTACTTGAACGGCGAACGGGTTTCGGTCAGCGACCGCACCGACCCGGAGACGTTCACCGTCTGCCCGACCATCTGGTGGGACTTCGACCGCCGGGACGAATACAGCGCGACAGTTCGTGGGATTCTCGAACGGTTCGGCGACATGCGTCGATTCGGCTGTGCCCAAATCGCCCTTGGAATGGTCGCAAGCGGCGCGTTGGAGGGCACCATTACGAACGTCGAACCGAACCCGTGGGACACCGTGGCAGGTGTGCACATGGTTCGACAGGCCGGTGGGCGAGTAACGGACATTCACGGGGACCGGTGGACGACCGAAAGAAGGGGGCTGGTCGCATCCAACGGGGAGGCTCACGAAGCGGTGCTCGCCGCGGCCCGCGAAGCCGAAGCCTACCGTAGAGAATAGAACGACGGTCGTCCGCAGTTCGAAATACTGCGATCGCATTCCGGCGAGTGGTACAAATATTTAGTAGTGGGGCATTTCGGTAGCGGTATGAAGCTGGATGACACGGACCGCGCTATCCTCCACGCACTCCAAAAAGACGCTCGGACGCCCTTCAGCGAAATCGCCCGACAGATCGACATGTCCAGCGCGACGGTTCACGACCGGGTTAACCGGATGGAAGAAGCCGGAGTGATCACCGGGTATCACGCCAACGTCAACCCGAAAGAAGTCTCGCTCGGTATCTCCGCGTTCGTCGGCCTCCGCGTCGAACAGGGTCGGGAAAAGGACACGCTCAAAAAACTCGAAGACATCGATGGAATTCAGGAAGTCCATCTCACGACCGGGTCGTGGGACGTGATGGTACGGGTGTACGCCGAGAACGCGGACAGCCTCCGCGAACTGATGTTCGACACGATCGCCCAGATGGATGGGTTCGCCCGCTCACAGACGATGGTGGTTCTCGGGTCACCGTTCGAGAGCGAGGAATTGCCGCTCGTCCTCGACGACCCGGAATAGACCGGAACTATAAAACGCGCTCGCTCCGGTTCGTGCGGTATGGACACTGCAAGCGAGGGAATAGATAACGAACGAACCTGGGCGGGAGTCGTCGCCGTCACGGTCGTCGCACTCGTCGGCGGCGCACTCGCATTCCCAAGACAGGTGTACGACGGCTTTATTTGGCACTACTTTTGGGGACCGGTCGCGGCCGATGCGAAGGGCGCGGAGTGTGCGATTCGCGTGGGCGGAGCGACCAAATACATCTATGACCGTGGAGCATGTGCAGGACTCGCGGAACCGGTCGCGGAACCGGGTTACACGCTCGTATCGGAAGTCGGCTACGCGGTAACGCTCATCGTCGCGTTGCTCGGACTTGTCTTTCTCCTCCGCCGACTCGACATCGGGCGCGACAGGAGTCTCTTCTATGCCCTGTTTCCCTTCATGCTGTTCGGCGGCGCTCTCCGTGTAGTCGAAGACGCCGACAATGCGCTTCAGCAGGCCGGAAACGGAGCGATTCCGTTCCCCTGGAACACGCTCATCATCAGCCCCATCATCTACTTTACCGTCTTCGCCATGACGTTGGCCGCAGTCGTCGCGAGTGTCGCGCTGGCGCGCAGGGGAATCGTCGACGAGTACGAGTATCCGCTCGCCGGAATCGGAACGGTCGTGCTCGCCATCACCGTCGGCTATCTGTTCGTGTTGGCAGTCACGACCAAACAAGTCAACCTCTTTCCACAAATCCTCGTCGTCGTTCTCGGCGGTGCGACGTTGGTCACCGCGATTACGTGGGCAGCAGTCGAACGGTTCGCGCCCGAAGTAAATGCCGGAACCAAAGGTATCGGAGCGGTCATCATTTGGGGTCACGCGGTGGACGGCGTCGCCAACGTCGCCGTCCTCGACTGGGCGCTGGCGCTGGGACTAGCGGGTGAATACACCGCGAAGCATCCGGTCAACCGGGGCATCATCGATATCACTTCCGCCGTCCTCCCGGCATCGATAACGTCCGTCATCGGTACGGCATGGCCGTTCCTGCTCGTCAAAATCGTCGCCGCGCTCGCAGTCGTGTGGGTGTTCGACGAACGGATATTCGAGGAGAGCCCTCGCTATGCAATCCTGTTGCTTATCGCTATCCTCGCGGTCGGTCTCGGCCCCGGAACGCGCGACATGCTTCGAGCCGCGTTCGGGATCTAACGAAGACGTTCCAGCGTCGATTCGGGGAAATACTGGTCGCCACAGTTTCGGCAGGCCGCGACATCGACCGACCCGACGTTACGAAAACCGAGTCGGTCAACCGAGACGCTCTTTCTCGATAACGGTGACCCACACGTGGCACAGGTCAGGTCGAACTCGGTCGTCATACTATCACCCAAACCGACGTATACGGCAAATCATGCATGATTAATAGTCCACCAGTTCGGCAGATACGACCACATCCAACATAAATACTGTGTGTTTCGCTAGCACAGTACAACTGGCTCACATTATGGATACGGATGGGGTTCCCGGTCGAGTTTCGGATCGAATCCGAGCGCATCCGGAACGACACGAGCGCGCTCGCCGAAGAACGCTTCATCGGTAAACAGCGGTTGTGCCTCCGGTGCGAGGACGCGTACTGCCTCGAACCCAAGCGTTTCCACGTCTCGCGTCGTGAGACGCGCACCGTACACGGAAAACGCTTCGGCGGCCCGGGAAACGACGGTGTGGAGTTCGTCGATTCCCGACGGAACCGCATTGCCGACGCTTTCGCTCGGAATCGTCGTATCAGGGGAGACGAACGCGCGAACCGGTTCCGGGAAGTCAGCATAGTGAGCGATCGACCCCTCGGCGTTCGCCGCCTCGTCCGGCCCCATCAGGTTCAGCTCCGTCCAGTTCTGGAGCGCCTCCGCGAGCGCGGACCGTGCCGCCGAGTCCGGATCGAGGTCCGCCCCCGACCCGACTGCGAACTTCGGCCACTCGTCCTCCCGATGCACTGCGACAGCGACCACCGGAACGTCCACGTCCTGGGTTACGAGGAGCGCAGTCACGTCCAAGTTCTCCGCACGCGCTCGCTTCGTGAGTTCGGTGAACCTATCGTCCTCGACTCGAAGTCCGAGCGGTTCGAACGACGAGTACCACGCGAGCATCGTCGCATCGCGTTCTATCACCTCGTACAACCCCGACAACAGGGCCTCCGTACTGGAGTTACCTAGACCCAACCCCGTCGTTATCGCTGGCTTGAATCGTGCGTTTCGGGGCGGGAAGTGGACGAACTCCGCTGGGAGATGAACTGGGTCGCCCGTACCGAGATTCCGCCCGGGAACCCACGCCAACTCGTCGTTCCTCGGGTCCGCCCATCCAGTCGGTCGGACGAATTCGGCGGGCGAAATGGCGTCTTCGAGGTCCGATGGTCGTGCCACGCCGAACGTCGATTCACGGTAGATGCCCGCACAGTACCGCTCCATCCCTTCACCCAGCGCTTTCATCAGCGCTTCGTTCCAGTCGCCTGCAACGCCCGCCGACTGCTCCGCGGCGTGAGCGTCGCTAAACCCTGTCGTATCACACAGGTTTGCCAAGTAGTACGGCACCGGAAACGACGAAACCTCGCCGAGCGACCGGACGACCCCGACTCTTTCGTCCAGCGCGATCTCCGCGTGTGCGACCGCCTCGTCCAGCGTTCGTTCCGTATGCTCGATACCGAGCGTTCTGTCACGCGCGTTGCCACACGTCGGACAGTTCGGAACCGGAAGCAATCGACGCTCGGCGTGCGGCAGTTCCACGATACCGCCGAGAACAGCCGATTCACCACCGGCGAGAAGCGTCACCGCTTCGCGTCCAGCGAGCGCCCCGGCGAATCGAGCGGTCGCAGTATCGATAGTACCGGCGACGCCGGTACTATCGTCCGTCACATTCGATGCCACACGCGTTCGCAAACAGTCGAAGCACGCGGTTTCAGCTTCGAAACCCGAAACCGCGGCGTCCACGTTCGGAAGCGGATATCCGCCGACACCCCCCAGTTCGACGGCCAGCCATGGCGTTCCTGAACGGTTTGCACGACCGAAATCCTTCGAACCGACTTCGCCGACGACCACGGCGAAATCAACATCGGCCACGTCGCTCGCCTCGATTTCGGTGACAGTTCCGTCCGCATCCGAAAGTGCGGCACATACAGCGTCGGCCGCAGGACCGGTCCCGACGACGCCCAGCAAGGTGCTCATGCGCGAGACGAAACGGGCAGTTGGCAAAAGGGCGACGGATAGCAATCGCTAGAGGATGTAAAAAACGGAGGGATTCGGAGTTTAGTGCAGGATACCCTGCGCGACGCTCGCAAGCTGGTCGGTGTCCGCGGTCTGCAGTTCATCGTTGGCGAGCTTCAGACGGAGACGTGGACGGCCGACGTCGATGGGAACCTTTTCCGTACCGATGAGGCCCATGTCTTCGAGCTTGGTTTTCGTGCGGGAGAACGTCGCTTTGCTGGCGATACCGACATCCTCGCCCCATTTGCTGATGTCGTAGAGCAGGGCTTCGTTTTTCGCCGCAACGAGGAGGCTGATAGTCACTTCATCGAGACCATCGCCGTCACCGCGCGCGGTTTCGAGCGACGAGAGAACGCTGTTGAAGTCGTCCTCCGCCTCTGGGCTGATCTCTTCTCCGAGCGTCTCGCGGACACGCGTGATCGGGGGCGTGCGCAGGGAGAAGTCGTCCGCGTCTTCCCAGTGGGATGTGTACGTTCCGTAGGCAGCATCGACGAAGTCGCCGTCGTCGGAGGTGAGACCGCCCACGCGGTCGCCCGCGGTGACGAGTGCGATGACCACGTCGTCGGTGACGAGGAGGGAGTTCCCGGAGGAATCGTCCGTCGTTCGCAGGGTGAGAACGCCTTCGTCGATGAGGTCGGCAGCGTTGCTGGCGATGATGAAGTCCTCCATCACGTCCTTCAACGTAGCTTCGTCCGCGAGCATGCGCATCTCGGGGAGATCGCCGTCGTAATCCGTCGCTGCATCGATGAGTTCTTCGATAGCATCAGCGGACGGGTTGACGACGACCATGACTTCGGGATTTTCGTCGATAACGGCACGAAGGATTTCGTGGACGCTTTGGTTCAAGAGGTTCGATTTTGTTTCCATAGTCGGTCGGACGAGATTCATCTATTTAATTTTAACGGGAAAAATCAACGGAAATCATAGGTTATGTAGCATGAACAATTAGTCAATGACGTAATTATTACCGCCGAATTCGTATAATACCACCCTGAAAACCGGAAACTCTTCGAAATACTATAACTTCCGGAATCCGATCCGACAGCGCTCGAAAACATCACGTTTGATATTTTTCGACACATACAGGCGGTGCTGAACACACTCCTCGTGATGAATACGGAGAGTAATCGATAGTTACCAATTACACCTTCAGCTAACAGTCCGAAAGAATGAAGTATGCTTGTGAGGTATCAACATGTGACATGCGAAGTGAAATTCAGCAGTATCTCGCAGGACATCCAAAAGTATTGAATGTCGCCTTCAGCTTCGCGCTGGGCTACTCGTACATCCAAAACACTCCGATAGATCCCCTCGCAGGATCGGGCGGCACGCAAGGACCTTAGCTTAGATTAATTTGATCGAGTAACTCGTTTTCTTCCGACCAATACAGTTCCCCATCGTAGAGCATCGGCATTTCAGCCCGTTTGAGAAACGAGCTGAGTTCGTCCGTATTCAAAATGAAAGACGCATCGTTACCGTGCAAATATAATTGCTCATTGCTGTCAATATATGGTTGGTAACAACTTCCAACCATGGATATTGAGAGTGATTGAAATGATAAACGAAATCCATCGTCGATTCGTTCAATATTTCCCGAGACCGGGATATAGTTATC of the Haladaptatus caseinilyticus genome contains:
- a CDS encoding HesB/IscA family protein, which codes for MSTDSAQGGETPQIEVTETAAEQALNLLESEGLDPGVAGLRLFVQQGGCAGLSYGMRFDDEPESDDTVFNHHDLRVFVDPASMNYIEGSVVDYETGLQGAGFHVDNPNVVSECGCGESFRT
- a CDS encoding inositol monophosphatase family protein, with protein sequence MTESRPELAERAARAGSEIALDGFRTDLAVETKANKTDVVTEADRESQRRVIDVIQEVYPDDAVVGEEEDALKDVPAEGDVWIIDPIDGTNNFVRGIPIWTTSVAAVRDGETVAAANVCPALGDVYTADAEGTYLNGERVSVSDRTDPETFTVCPTIWWDFDRRDEYSATVRGILERFGDMRRFGCAQIALGMVASGALEGTITNVEPNPWDTVAGVHMVRQAGGRVTDIHGDRWTTERRGLVASNGEAHEAVLAAAREAEAYRRE
- a CDS encoding YcaO-like family protein — encoded protein: MSTLLGVVGTGPAADAVCAALSDADGTVTEIEASDVADVDFAVVVGEVGSKDFGRANRSGTPWLAVELGGVGGYPLPNVDAAVSGFEAETACFDCLRTRVASNVTDDSTGVAGTIDTATARFAGALAGREAVTLLAGGESAVLGGIVELPHAERRLLPVPNCPTCGNARDRTLGIEHTERTLDEAVAHAEIALDERVGVVRSLGEVSSFPVPYYLANLCDTTGFSDAHAAEQSAGVAGDWNEALMKALGEGMERYCAGIYRESTFGVARPSDLEDAISPAEFVRPTGWADPRNDELAWVPGRNLGTGDPVHLPAEFVHFPPRNARFKPAITTGLGLGNSSTEALLSGLYEVIERDATMLAWYSSFEPLGLRVEDDRFTELTKRARAENLDVTALLVTQDVDVPVVAVAVHREDEWPKFAVGSGADLDPDSAARSALAEALQNWTELNLMGPDEAANAEGSIAHYADFPEPVRAFVSPDTTIPSESVGNAVPSGIDELHTVVSRAAEAFSVYGARLTTRDVETLGFEAVRVLAPEAQPLFTDEAFFGERARVVPDALGFDPKLDREPHPYP
- a CDS encoding Lrp/AsnC family transcriptional regulator produces the protein MKLDDTDRAILHALQKDARTPFSEIARQIDMSSATVHDRVNRMEEAGVITGYHANVNPKEVSLGISAFVGLRVEQGREKDTLKKLEDIDGIQEVHLTTGSWDVMVRVYAENADSLRELMFDTIAQMDGFARSQTMVVLGSPFESEELPLVLDDPE
- a CDS encoding DUF63 family protein, producing MDTASEGIDNERTWAGVVAVTVVALVGGALAFPRQVYDGFIWHYFWGPVAADAKGAECAIRVGGATKYIYDRGACAGLAEPVAEPGYTLVSEVGYAVTLIVALLGLVFLLRRLDIGRDRSLFYALFPFMLFGGALRVVEDADNALQQAGNGAIPFPWNTLIISPIIYFTVFAMTLAAVVASVALARRGIVDEYEYPLAGIGTVVLAITVGYLFVLAVTTKQVNLFPQILVVVLGGATLVTAITWAAVERFAPEVNAGTKGIGAVIIWGHAVDGVANVAVLDWALALGLAGEYTAKHPVNRGIIDITSAVLPASITSVIGTAWPFLLVKIVAALAVVWVFDERIFEESPRYAILLLIAILAVGLGPGTRDMLRAAFGI
- the tbsP gene encoding transcriptional regulator TbsP, producing the protein METKSNLLNQSVHEILRAVIDENPEVMVVVNPSADAIEELIDAATDYDGDLPEMRMLADEATLKDVMEDFIIASNAADLIDEGVLTLRTTDDSSGNSLLVTDDVVIALVTAGDRVGGLTSDDGDFVDAAYGTYTSHWEDADDFSLRTPPITRVRETLGEEISPEAEDDFNSVLSSLETARGDGDGLDEVTISLLVAAKNEALLYDISKWGEDVGIASKATFSRTKTKLEDMGLIGTEKVPIDVGRPRLRLKLANDELQTADTDQLASVAQGILH